A section of the Acidobacterium capsulatum ATCC 51196 genome encodes:
- a CDS encoding outer membrane beta-barrel protein: MMKKFPLFGLMIALLTLPTLAQVRPDAYRVGHKINIGGEYALFNSDYFQGNHSLNKSAFAIYGNYSILNGRWPVAGEINFSRMASDAPGKGSEYSLLVGPTIGHYYGRLKPFAKVGLGIGHFSLQGAPGQQLGTHLAIGFGGGLEYHLTNRITLRPLDYTYERWNFSPNALSPSVLGFGASYRIH; the protein is encoded by the coding sequence ATGATGAAGAAATTCCCCCTGTTTGGCCTGATGATCGCGCTGTTGACGCTTCCCACGCTGGCACAGGTGCGCCCGGATGCGTACCGGGTAGGCCACAAAATCAACATTGGCGGCGAGTATGCCCTGTTCAACTCTGATTATTTCCAAGGAAATCACAGCCTGAACAAGAGCGCTTTTGCGATTTACGGCAACTACAGCATTCTGAACGGGCGCTGGCCGGTAGCTGGTGAGATCAACTTTTCGCGCATGGCGAGCGATGCTCCGGGCAAGGGCTCAGAGTACAGCCTGCTCGTGGGCCCGACGATCGGGCACTATTACGGGCGGCTGAAGCCATTTGCCAAAGTAGGACTCGGCATTGGACATTTCTCCTTGCAGGGCGCGCCGGGGCAGCAGTTGGGCACTCATCTTGCGATTGGCTTTGGCGGAGGGCTGGAATATCACCTGACCAACCGGATTACGCTGCGCCCGCTGGACTACACGTATGAGCGCTGGAACTTCTCACCGAATGCGCTGTCGCCCTCGGTGCTGGGCTTTGGCGCGTCGTACCGCATTCACTAG
- a CDS encoding NAD-dependent epimerase/dehydratase family protein, producing MADSHVFAVTGATGYVGSAIVKALQAHGTVIPLSRRTPSQAGIFWSLESEQDITAQFRDKGISCLVHAAWDMTAVKAAEVQRTNVEGSLRLLQMAAAAGISRIVFISTISAFPGARSLYGKSKLQVEAAVAAMGGLILRPGLVYGPGGQDEDSGGIFQAIEKQVKSSSRIPVIGDGKAPQFLVPVQTLAQIVAGAARGKLDAPAGQPITIANPQPWRFRDLVHSIARRHGRRVALLPIPWRLLYMGLRSGEILGLHMPFRSDSVISFVHQDPSPDFSALQTLGIFVPPYRG from the coding sequence ATGGCAGATTCGCATGTCTTCGCCGTAACCGGCGCAACTGGATACGTTGGTTCCGCTATCGTGAAGGCTCTTCAGGCCCACGGTACGGTCATTCCCCTCAGCAGAAGAACCCCTTCCCAGGCCGGTATCTTCTGGTCGCTCGAATCTGAGCAGGACATCACGGCGCAGTTCCGCGACAAAGGCATCTCCTGCCTCGTGCATGCGGCGTGGGATATGACCGCCGTCAAAGCTGCCGAGGTGCAGCGTACCAATGTGGAAGGATCGCTTAGGTTGTTGCAAATGGCTGCCGCCGCCGGTATTTCCCGGATTGTTTTCATCTCCACGATCAGTGCCTTCCCTGGCGCGCGCTCGCTTTACGGAAAGTCAAAACTGCAGGTCGAAGCCGCCGTGGCCGCTATGGGGGGACTCATCCTCCGTCCTGGATTGGTTTACGGGCCAGGCGGGCAGGACGAAGACTCAGGCGGCATCTTTCAGGCCATCGAGAAACAGGTCAAAAGCTCCAGCCGAATTCCTGTGATCGGTGACGGAAAGGCTCCGCAATTTCTGGTGCCCGTGCAGACGCTGGCTCAAATAGTGGCTGGCGCCGCGCGCGGAAAACTGGATGCTCCCGCCGGACAGCCGATTACCATCGCCAATCCGCAGCCTTGGAGATTCCGCGACCTGGTTCACAGCATCGCGCGCCGCCACGGCCGCCGCGTGGCATTGCTCCCCATCCCGTGGAGGCTGCTATACATGGGACTGCGTTCGGGAGAGATTTTGGGTCTGCACATGCCTTTTCGCAGCGACAGCGTGATCAGCTTCGTCCATCAGGATCCCAGTCCGGACTTCTCAGCGCTGCAGACGCTCGGAATTTTCGTACCGCCATACAGAGGCTGA
- a CDS encoding M20/M25/M40 family metallo-hydrolase: MASPLAATAFGQVTRLAAERRVHQAFRWLHLQEQAVFAWQQELVEIPAPPFGEGPRAEWLAQRFRELDLRDVVTDEAGNVIGRMPGMDEAAGCVVLSAHIDTVFPAGTVIEPRVEGRRLHAPGACDNGAGVAGMLALATALREAELQPACDVYFVGNTGEEGGGDLRGIRHLYQHAPWRERIRGHIVLDGAGDSVAITHALASLRFRAVVRGPGGHAWTDAGSLNPILVLSRAIARLGEIVLPSSPRTTLNIGSIRGGTAINAIPEEAEASFDLRSTDPEQLIRLEVEVHRATEDAVLSANLEMATRLAGQRSALHLAGQRLRFAVEKIGDRPGGRLPEDSRLMGLLLAVDRQLGLRTEPRVASTDANLPLSLGVPALTLGAGGQGGGIHTQAEWYDATNRELALRRVLLLLLATADASSSKEA, encoded by the coding sequence ATGGCTTCTCCTCTCGCGGCAACGGCATTTGGACAGGTGACCCGCCTGGCCGCCGAGCGCCGCGTGCATCAGGCTTTTCGCTGGCTGCACCTGCAGGAGCAAGCCGTCTTTGCCTGGCAGCAGGAGCTGGTCGAGATTCCCGCGCCGCCCTTTGGCGAGGGTCCGCGCGCGGAGTGGCTGGCGCAGCGCTTTCGCGAGCTCGACCTGCGGGACGTGGTGACGGATGAAGCGGGGAATGTGATTGGGCGCATGCCGGGCATGGATGAAGCTGCCGGCTGCGTGGTGCTCTCGGCACATATTGATACGGTTTTCCCCGCAGGCACGGTGATTGAACCGCGTGTGGAGGGCCGGAGACTGCACGCTCCAGGCGCCTGCGACAATGGCGCGGGGGTGGCCGGCATGCTGGCGCTGGCGACGGCGCTGCGCGAGGCCGAACTGCAGCCGGCCTGCGATGTATATTTTGTGGGCAACACGGGCGAAGAGGGGGGTGGCGACCTGCGCGGCATACGCCATCTTTACCAGCATGCGCCGTGGCGGGAGCGCATTCGCGGACATATTGTGCTCGATGGAGCGGGCGACAGCGTGGCGATTACGCATGCGCTGGCCAGCCTGCGCTTTCGCGCGGTGGTGCGCGGGCCAGGCGGCCATGCCTGGACGGATGCCGGTTCGCTGAACCCCATTCTGGTGCTGAGCCGGGCGATTGCGCGGTTGGGCGAGATCGTGCTGCCGAGCTCGCCGCGCACGACCTTGAACATAGGGTCGATTCGGGGCGGTACGGCGATCAATGCGATTCCGGAAGAGGCGGAGGCGAGCTTTGACCTTCGCTCCACCGATCCGGAGCAACTGATCCGGCTGGAGGTGGAGGTGCATCGCGCGACCGAAGATGCGGTGCTGAGTGCCAACCTCGAGATGGCCACACGGCTGGCGGGGCAGCGCTCTGCACTGCACCTGGCCGGGCAGCGGCTGCGCTTTGCAGTGGAGAAAATTGGCGACCGGCCGGGCGGCCGGCTGCCGGAGGATTCGCGGCTGATGGGGCTGCTGCTGGCGGTGGACCGCCAACTCGGCTTGCGCACCGAGCCCCGTGTCGCGTCGACCGATGCGAATCTGCCGTTGTCATTGGGCGTGCCAGCCCTGACGCTGGGCGCGGGCGGGCAAGGCGGCGGCATTCATACCCAGGCGGAATGGTATGACGCGACCAACCGCGAGCTGGCCTTGCGGCGCGTGTTGCTGCTGCTGCTGGCGACCGCCGATGCCTCATCCTCAAAAGAAGCCTGA
- a CDS encoding GMC oxidoreductase, protein MNYVVGSGPAGVSCARALLDQRLPVTMLDAGLTLEQERHQKLVQLAAAPHQDWTAENLEFLRKDMQSSASGIPLKLVYGSDYPYRTPRNATPVEFESADASASYALGGLSNVWGSAVMPYHQRDMEKWPVSSASLEDGYRAVLRFMPLSAAQDDLSAEFPLYSSHCHDMKLSRQAAQMMSRLQEHRHRLQQAGISFGKARIAVAPLGLEGPGCIYCGLCMYGCPHQLIYSSSRAVEEMKRNDLFVYRPGVIVRSVTEAGNGVRISAATSSGEELAFHASRVYLAGGLYSTTTILLRSMERYDEPVPFCDSQYFLLPLLRARGAGDVSQENLHTLAQLFLEIYDPSTSPHTIHCQLYTYNDLFRAPIEQTLGPLRPLFPMEPFLGRLLLIQGYLHSDHSASMQAVLSRTASGDVLRVRGAPSPETRATLKRLIAKMFGLSRATGSVPLPPLLKMGAPGRGFHSGGTFPMSAQPTSAQTDIYGRPAGFRRIHAVDSTVFPSIAATTITLTAMANAYRIGSLAPQYS, encoded by the coding sequence ATGAACTATGTTGTAGGCTCCGGGCCCGCCGGCGTTTCGTGTGCCCGGGCTCTTCTCGATCAGAGACTCCCCGTCACCATGCTGGATGCGGGATTGACTCTTGAACAAGAGCGGCATCAGAAACTCGTTCAGCTCGCTGCAGCCCCGCATCAGGACTGGACGGCTGAAAACCTCGAGTTTTTGCGGAAGGACATGCAGAGTTCGGCCTCGGGCATCCCGCTCAAGCTGGTCTACGGCTCTGACTACCCGTATCGAACTCCTCGGAATGCTACCCCGGTCGAGTTCGAGTCTGCCGACGCCAGTGCCTCCTATGCTCTGGGAGGGCTCAGCAACGTTTGGGGTTCGGCCGTGATGCCCTACCACCAGCGAGACATGGAGAAGTGGCCGGTTTCCTCTGCCAGTCTCGAAGACGGCTATCGTGCCGTCCTTCGCTTCATGCCCTTGTCCGCTGCTCAAGACGATCTTTCCGCGGAGTTTCCCCTCTACTCCAGCCATTGTCACGACATGAAACTCAGCCGCCAGGCTGCGCAGATGATGAGCCGGCTGCAGGAGCACCGTCACCGGCTCCAGCAAGCGGGCATATCCTTTGGAAAGGCCAGAATCGCTGTCGCCCCCCTGGGCCTTGAAGGCCCAGGTTGCATTTACTGCGGGCTTTGCATGTACGGCTGCCCTCACCAGTTGATCTATTCGAGCAGTCGCGCCGTGGAGGAGATGAAACGGAACGATCTGTTCGTCTACCGTCCCGGCGTGATTGTCCGCTCTGTAACGGAGGCCGGAAACGGCGTCCGCATCTCCGCGGCCACCTCATCCGGAGAAGAACTGGCCTTTCACGCTAGCCGTGTCTACCTCGCCGGCGGCCTCTACAGCACAACAACCATTCTGCTTCGCTCAATGGAACGCTACGACGAACCGGTTCCGTTCTGTGATTCGCAGTACTTTCTATTGCCTCTCCTGCGGGCGCGTGGCGCGGGAGACGTCAGTCAGGAAAACCTCCACACGCTGGCGCAGCTTTTCCTCGAAATCTACGATCCATCTACTAGCCCTCACACGATTCATTGCCAGCTTTACACCTACAACGATCTTTTCCGCGCCCCCATTGAGCAGACGCTTGGCCCGCTCAGGCCCCTCTTTCCCATGGAGCCGTTCCTGGGCCGGCTCTTGCTCATCCAGGGGTATCTACATTCCGATCATTCAGCGAGTATGCAAGCTGTACTCTCGCGCACCGCCTCCGGCGACGTGTTGCGTGTCCGGGGTGCCCCCAGCCCAGAGACGCGCGCAACGCTCAAGCGGCTCATCGCCAAGATGTTCGGTCTTTCACGAGCCACCGGATCAGTGCCACTGCCGCCTCTCCTCAAAATGGGTGCTCCAGGCCGCGGCTTTCATTCCGGAGGCACTTTCCCTATGAGCGCCCAGCCCACGAGCGCGCAAACGGATATTTACGGGCGTCCCGCCGGGTTCCGGAGAATTCATGCCGTGGATTCAACGGTTTTTCCCTCCATTGCTGCGACCACCATCACGCTCACGGCGATGGCCAATGCCTACCGCATTGGTTCTCTGGCCCCGCAATATTCCTGA
- a CDS encoding glycosyltransferase family 2 protein: protein MPIELSIIMPCLNEAETLAVCIGKARDYLERSGVSAEIVIGDNGSTDGSQAIALSLGARVVNVTQRGYGSALYGASLAAQGRYIIMADSDDSYDFSNLDPFISKLREGYDLVMGNRFKGGIKPGAMPWKNRYIGNPILSSIGKALFRCPASDFHCGIRGFSKEAFHRMDLRTTGMEYASEMVIKATLMNMKITEVPTTLSPDGRSRPPHLRPYRDGWRHLRFMLLFSPNWLFLYPGTLLMLIGIAGSLALMLTPIHIHHVRLGIDSLIYFAFMVIAGYQSVLFAILSRVYSVQENLYPGSIGYRYFFRHIGLERGLIAGGLLLATGLGAFIYALVEWQRFAFGMLDIEHIARICIPSGLTATLGIETILFSFFLSTLGMSVRHHPTESPLDYVEPERARG, encoded by the coding sequence ATGCCCATTGAACTGAGCATCATCATGCCCTGTCTGAACGAGGCCGAGACCTTGGCCGTGTGTATTGGCAAGGCAAGGGATTATCTGGAGCGCTCCGGCGTTTCCGCAGAAATTGTCATCGGTGACAATGGCTCTACGGACGGCTCCCAGGCGATTGCCCTGTCGCTGGGAGCAAGGGTTGTCAACGTGACGCAGCGCGGTTACGGCTCCGCTCTTTATGGCGCGTCGCTCGCGGCCCAGGGCAGATACATCATCATGGCTGACTCCGATGACAGCTATGATTTCTCCAATCTTGATCCTTTTATCAGCAAGCTTCGCGAGGGCTACGATCTGGTGATGGGTAACCGCTTCAAGGGCGGCATCAAGCCTGGCGCCATGCCATGGAAGAACCGCTATATCGGCAACCCGATTCTCTCAAGCATCGGCAAGGCGCTTTTTCGCTGCCCGGCCAGCGACTTTCACTGTGGCATCCGCGGCTTCTCAAAGGAGGCCTTTCACCGTATGGACCTCAGGACTACCGGCATGGAGTATGCCTCCGAGATGGTAATCAAAGCGACCTTGATGAACATGAAGATTACCGAAGTTCCCACTACGCTCAGCCCCGACGGGCGCTCGCGGCCTCCTCATTTGCGTCCTTACCGGGACGGATGGCGGCATCTGCGTTTCATGCTCCTGTTCAGCCCGAACTGGCTGTTTCTGTATCCGGGCACATTACTCATGCTGATCGGTATTGCCGGGTCCCTCGCCCTGATGCTGACTCCGATACACATTCATCATGTGCGTCTGGGAATCGACTCGCTGATCTACTTCGCGTTCATGGTGATTGCCGGTTATCAATCCGTGCTGTTCGCTATCTTATCCCGCGTCTATTCCGTGCAGGAGAATCTCTACCCGGGCAGCATCGGTTACCGTTATTTCTTCCGGCACATCGGCCTGGAGCGTGGCCTCATCGCCGGCGGCCTGCTCTTGGCCACCGGTCTGGGTGCCTTCATCTATGCGCTCGTCGAGTGGCAGCGGTTCGCCTTTGGCATGCTTGACATCGAGCACATCGCTCGCATCTGCATCCCTTCGGGGCTTACGGCCACTCTCGGCATCGAAACCATACTATTCAGCTTTTTCCTGAGTACTCTGGGTATGAGTGTGCGTCATCATCCCACCGAGTCTCCTTTGGACTATGTGGAGCCGGAGCGGGCAAGAGGCTGA